In the Suncus etruscus isolate mSunEtr1 chromosome 17, mSunEtr1.pri.cur, whole genome shotgun sequence genome, tcctgagtgcagagtcaggagtaagcctggcaCATTCCTGAATGGGGTCCCTAAACAAAAACCAGGGAGCCAGAACACTAGTACAGCAGGtcgggcgcttgccttgcacacatctgacctgtgtttgatccctggctcccttactccggagcctgccaggagtaactccttatcATGgccagttgtgactcaaaaacaaacaaaaattatagaacAGGGCTGGGATGATGGTTAGCTGGTAAGGCACCATACTATCTGTGTGAGCCCAACAGGAAGAAAAACTTTGAACATTCAGTTCTGGTGATGTAATGAGTGACATTTCTTGTCTTTTAGTGCTTGTGAGCCTGAATACAACCAAAGCATGGATATGGGCAACCAACATCCTTCCATCACTCGGCTCCAGGAGATCCAGAAGGAGGTCAAAGGGATTGAGCAGCAGGTCCTGGGCTTCAGCGGCCTCCCAGATGACAAGAACTATAAGAAGCTGGAGCGGTTTCTCACGAAGCAGCTGTTTGAGATCGACTCTGTGGACACAGAAGGGAAGGGTGACGTCCAGCAGGCACGCAAGAGGGCGGCACAGGAGACAGAGCGGCTCCTGAAGGAGTTGGAGCAGAATGCCAACCACCCGCATCGCCTGGAGATCCAGAGCCTCTTCCGAGAAGCCCAGGACCTGGTGCGGGAGAAGATAGTGCCCGTCTATAGTGGCGGCCAGCAGGTGAGCGAGGAATTTGAGGAGGGTCTCCAGGACATCATCTTGCGGCTGACTCACGTGAAGACTGGTGGGAAGGTGTCACTGCGCAAGGCCCGCTACCACACGCTGACCAAGATCTGCGCCGTGCAGGAGATCGTGGAGGACTGCACGCACCGCCAGCCCTCCCTGCCCCTCTCCGAGGACGCACACCCTGCTGTGGCCAAGATCAACAGCGTCATGTGTGAGGTGAACAAGGCCAGGGGCACACTGGTTGCCCTCCTCATGGGTGTCAGCAGCACGGAGACCTGTCGCCACCTGTCGTGTGTGCTCTCGGGGCTGATGGCTGACCTGGATGCCCTGGACGTGTGTGGGAGGGTGGAGATCCGGAACTACCGCCGAGAGGTGGTCGAGGACATCAACAAGCTGCTGACCTACTTGGACCTGGAGGAAGCGGCTGACTCCACCCACGCCTTCGACCTGCGGCAGAACCACTCTATCCTGAGAATCGAGAAGGTGCTCAAGAGGATGCGGGAGATGCGGGAGGAGCTGCTCCACACCCAGAGCCCCCCTGAGCTCTCCCTGAGCTCCAAGACGGAGCTGCAGGGCCTGATCGGGGAGCTGGACGCGGTGAGCGTGGAGAAGAACCCCTGTATCCGCGAGGCGCGGCGCCGTGCGGTCATCGAAGTGCAGACCCTCATCACCTACATTGACCTGCGCGAGGCGCTGGACCGGCGGCAGCGGCTGCCCGACGAGCAGCCTGAGCACCCGTCCCACCGGGCCGTGTGGGAGATCCTGGGCCACCTGTCAGAGATCCAGGGGGAGGTGCTGTCCTTCGATGGCAACCGGACCGACAAGAGCTACATCCGGCTGGAGGAGCTGCTCACCAAGCAGCTGCTGGCGCTGGACGCTGTGGACCCACAGGGCGAGGAGCGCTGCAAGGCCGCCCGGAAGCAGGCGGTGAAGCTGGCCCAGAACATTCTCAGCTACCTGGACCTGAAGTCGGACGAGTGGGAGTACTAGCCCGGCAGTATCCCGCTCCTGTTGCAGTTTGCACATCCGTGTCCCCCGACAGCGTCCAGTTTGGGAGCCTTACCGTGCTTTCGACATGGCCTATGTTCATCAgtatttatgattttgttttcagCAAATTATATTCAGCAACTCTGCTGTTTTCGATGTTGCGAAAAAAATTACTACAGCACATGAACTTTTCCCTTGAATCATTACCTGTATATTGTAGCTTTTGTGGCTTAAGTTTTCACatggtttttctctcttttcttaaaaaaaaatcatacaatagTAGTATCATAATTTGTAGGTGGGTTTTGCAAGCCTTAAAATGCAGAAATCTCAGGATCTAGAATAATACCTAATGTGGGAATAGAGAATTGGGGAGGGGGAGTGTTTTGTTCAGTAGAAGGTTTGAGTACaattgggaccagagtgacagcacaatgaggatggcatttgccttcccCCCAGCCTGatctccagaattccatatgtttccgagcactgtcaggagtaacccctgaggataactggatatgatttaaaaaacaaaaaaataggtccGAGTACAACAGTAAGTaccatgattttgttttattttggtttctgggtcacacctggcagagctcaggggttactcctcaacTTTGAGCGAGGGCACAGTACAGCAGCGGCTTGCGGGTTGCCTGCCGagcatcccaccccaccccatgagAGCCAGGGGACTGGTACCTGCCAGCTGGATGTCTGGGCTGGGGGCCCCAGGCAGGGCCCCAGGTCAGTTTGGTGCCGGACACAAGTCCTGAGTCAACAGCGAGTGTCTACACTTTGGATCTGTTGATAGCCGCCCACTGTCGCCATGTTTCCTGATGAGCAGGACCAGGATGGTGCTTCCCAAAGCACCTGCAGCAGTGCTTGCTGGGCAAGTGCCCTCCTGGAACCTCATTTGACCGCACAGGGACACCACCTGGTGGCTAAGCTGATCACTGCCAGCTGCCTGCCTTGGACTCCTGTTGTCCCCTCGAAAGCTCTGGATATGCTCTTCCTGCTAGGCTGTTCTAGAAACACCACAGAGTGGGGTCAAAGGACAGTCAAGTCTTGGAGCATTCTTGGTCTGCTGCTTCATAAGCTACCGAGGTCTCACTTTTCATCTCGGAAGTTTAGAAACTCCATCTGAGTTTCTGTAGCACCATTGGTGACACCGGGGGCATCCAGGCTGGCCACAGGCCCCCGCCCTTCTTCCCTTCTGTGCCCTCCTGAAGGCCCAGCTCTGTGCCCTGGACCATCAATGCACGTGGCTTGCTCTTTGTCTTTGCATTTCCCTGTTCTGGCCACCTTCGTAGCCCCCCAGGAGTTAGGAGTGGGGCCGTCACAGTGTCAGCTACTGCATCTAAGTTCTAAGCAGGGTTTGTTGCAGTGTGTACCAGCTGGCACGTGGGGTCCGAAGGTAGTGCCCCCTGAGCAAGTTGGGGAGCTGTGGGTTTTCAGCACCCCAGCTGAAGTGGGGAAGGGCTGTGCTCCTGGTGCTGCAGCCCTTGGCCTTGTTGTGATGATCACTGTATCAGTTTTTATCAGTGTTATCTGTAGAATTTGGTTTATTCCACAcatgcaggatttttttttatgcaagattttttttaagctaTGAAAACtcagcttaaaaataaaagctgagcTTTCCCAACTTTTGTCTTGCCTGGTCTTTTTCTCTTCAGGATAATGGACACACTTGTCAGTGATTCTGATGTACCAACCGGGTGTGTGACTGCCTTGCTCTGGACTGCCTTCTGTCAAAGTATCCAAGTTCAGTGTTTCTCTGAATCCTAGTGTGATCTTAGGTAATGAAATAAAAGCCTTTTTCCGTTTATCTGCCAGTGGTGGAAGTGCAGTCTGAAATGTGAGCTTTGTTCCAACCTACCCCACTTCAACAAGGGTCTGATTTTCAGCCAACTTCGTGGCTGTGGTAGTAGGAGGTGGAATGATGGGGTAGGTGGGCCTCAAGAAGGCTCCAAGGCACACTCCTGGGGTTAGTGTGGTAGGGTCAGTGATTCTGGAAAGATCTACCTGTACTCTGCCATGGATGGGAGGTTTGGTGTAGATTTGCCCTGTTTTTCAGGGTACATCCCACCCTGGTGCTCCTGGGGTTCTGGAATGTTATTTTTGTTGCcttatgggtcacacctagccAGTGGTTCTTAATCTCacagtggtgctctgggaccaGCCCAAGTCCTCCCACATTGCAACTTATGCTCcagcttgctctctctctctctctctctgttctctctgtcctctctctcctctctctcccctttcctctcctctctctctcctctctttcctctctgtcctctcctctctcctttcttctctctcccctcccccccctctctctcgaTTCtgctctcttttggtttttgagtcacacccagcagcacttgggttattcctggctctgtgctcaaaagttgttcctggcaggctcaggaccatatagaatgccaggaattgaacctgggtccatcccaggtcaggtgcaaggcaaacaccctaccactgtgctgtcactctggtccaTATGCTCCAGCTCTTTAAGCGTCTCCCCAGGCATGAGAGAGCCTCTTCCAGGCAAATGACCATGACAATGTAGTGACTGACCATGTACTGCAGAGCAGGCTTGCTCAGTCTCcacacaggctggagagataggacaggggtgaAGACACTTAGCTTGCATAGagctgacccagtttctatcctTAGCACCCCCATGGGGTCTCCTGAACCCTGACTCCCCAAGCACAGCTGAGAACAGCTCCCtttctgaccaaaactccaaaacaaagatgggccagagagacagtacagtgaagAGGGCACCTGATGGGGCAGAAATGggcagcatggagggagggcacttgctgaTGTCTGctccctggtaccatccaccaagctctgccaggagtgagtggtCCCCAAAAACACCTGTTGCAAAAGCCCAGCAGGGACAGGGTTGAGGCCGGTGACTGTGCCATGGGTATCCTTGAGGTGAGAAGCCTAGGGGCAACTCTGACCTGCACTTGGGATGCCCACAGACTGAACCCCGGCTTCTCTGTCCCACACTGCACAGGGCCAGCTGGGTGGGGTGTCCCTGGGGGAGGGCCTTGCTGCAGCTGGCCACCAGGGGGCAGCAGCAGGCTACCGCATTGACTACCAGCTGGAATGCCTTTCACCATCACGGGTAGGTCAATAGCTGCCAGGGAgactcccccccaaccccccagccCTGCTCTGCCTGGGCAGGGACAGTGGAAGGGTGCTGGGAGTGgggaaaggatggaaggaggggatGACAGGAACTGGGAGGGAGCAGCAGGGTTGGGGTGCAGGACAGGACAGACCAGCCTCCCCTGATTGTCAGGGTGCAGAGGGGCCTCACTCTCACACCACCAACCATGGGCTTCCTCCCCACTGGATGCTTGCCTGGGGACCCTGCGATCCTTCCCATTTCTTGCCACAGCCTTCTCATGCCAGCCCTGCACAGCAGCTTCCACTTGTGGAGGTGGAGGCTGGGCCCCGTGGTCTGTGGCTCAGCTCCATGAGGACTTGTGGTGTGGGCCTGCCTGAAGCCTCTTTGTACGTGTGTCCTTATGAATGTGtattgtagaatcaaataattaatgatggggctggatggagatggatggtgaaggatggatctttctttgccaccccaggccatgtggctccaaaacccccattcagccggcgggtcccaggttaggtgaacggcggaatcagactcatccaggcaggcatcaggaagcatcagctttattcatgccctatccaccacatgtgtggcctatatcataacctttcaagcattcagccattcttagctaccctgaatcttaattcctttcagccatcttcctttgacctccatgctggtcaaagaccaaaaagccaaagacccaaaagccagagagcacagcagggcagaaacccctaatcccctggctcaaaggcttatctaccttttccaagacccctcccaggaatgggcggggtcttgcaggtaaggtcacacataatatctggttcccaagacccctcccagaaatgggtgggtctcaggtagctacacctaaatccagggtggagttacagtgtATATAATGTGTGTGCCATGTCCCTGTTCAAGTGAGCCTAGTGCATGTGTGTCCATGTGTGCCTGTGTTCGTGCATGTATTGAGAGCCTGTCTGCATCCATGTGTGTTGTGTGCTTTTCTGTGTACCCGTGTCTTTATGTGCATTACATGTCTTCTGTACACGTGGTTGTGCACATCTATGTGTC is a window encoding:
- the BAG5 gene encoding BAG family molecular chaperone regulator 5; amino-acid sequence: MDMGNQHPSITRLQEIQKEVKGIEQQVLGFSGLPDDKNYKKLERFLTKQLFEIDSVDTEGKGDVQQARKRAAQETERLLKELEQNANHPHRLEIQSLFREAQDLVREKIVPVYSGGQQVSEEFEEGLQDIILRLTHVKTGGKVSLRKARYHTLTKICAVQEIVEDCTHRQPSLPLSEDAHPAVAKINSVMCEVNKARGTLVALLMGVSSTETCRHLSCVLSGLMADLDALDVCGRVEIRNYRREVVEDINKLLTYLDLEEAADSTHAFDLRQNHSILRIEKVLKRMREMREELLHTQSPPELSLSSKTELQGLIGELDAVSVEKNPCIREARRRAVIEVQTLITYIDLREALDRRQRLPDEQPEHPSHRAVWEILGHLSEIQGEVLSFDGNRTDKSYIRLEELLTKQLLALDAVDPQGEERCKAARKQAVKLAQNILSYLDLKSDEWEY